From the bacterium genome, one window contains:
- a CDS encoding branched-chain amino acid ABC transporter permease, which translates to MNWVLFSQQLINSLSLGAIYAVVALGYTMVYGIIELINFAHGDVYTAGSFVALTVLVLMGATHRMAGLALAFALTVVFVVTMFVMGATGVIIERFAYRPLRGRQRLAPLLTAIGVSFSLENILQLWKGPSPVPIPQIIPNPFFELGPVSVGQMQLVVIFSSLVMMIALSLFVNRTKLGRAMRATAQDWVAAEIMGIDINKTIALTFFIGSLLAGAAGVITGFYYGNAWFVNGFRAGLIAFTAAVLGGIGNTTGAALGGFLIGFIEVMTAQYVGFQWAEVTIFSVLILVLIFRPTGLLGQQLPERT; encoded by the coding sequence GTGAACTGGGTTCTCTTCAGCCAGCAGCTCATCAACAGCCTGTCGCTGGGGGCGATCTACGCCGTCGTCGCCCTCGGCTACACCATGGTCTACGGCATCATCGAGCTCATCAATTTCGCCCACGGGGACGTGTACACCGCCGGCTCGTTCGTCGCCCTCACGGTGCTGGTGCTCATGGGCGCGACGCACCGCATGGCGGGGCTGGCGCTCGCCTTCGCGCTGACCGTGGTGTTTGTCGTGACCATGTTTGTGATGGGCGCCACGGGCGTGATCATCGAACGCTTCGCGTACCGGCCGCTCCGCGGGCGGCAGCGTCTGGCCCCGCTCCTGACGGCGATCGGGGTCTCGTTCAGCCTGGAGAACATTCTCCAGCTCTGGAAGGGTCCGTCGCCGGTGCCGATCCCGCAGATCATCCCCAACCCGTTCTTCGAGCTCGGCCCGGTCAGCGTGGGACAGATGCAGCTCGTCGTCATCTTCTCGTCGCTCGTGATGATGATCGCGCTCAGCCTGTTTGTGAACCGCACCAAGCTCGGCCGGGCGATGCGGGCGACGGCGCAGGACTGGGTAGCCGCAGAGATCATGGGCATCGACATCAACAAGACGATCGCGCTCACGTTCTTCATCGGCTCCTTGCTCGCCGGCGCGGCGGGCGTCATCACGGGCTTCTACTACGGCAACGCCTGGTTCGTCAACGGCTTTCGGGCCGGGCTGATCGCGTTTACGGCCGCGGTGCTCGGCGGCATCGGCAACACGACCGGCGCCGCGCTCGGGGGTTTTCTGATCGGGTTCATCGAGGTCATGACCGCGCAGTACGTCGGGTTCCAGTGGGCCGAGGTGACGATCTTCTCCGTTCTCATCCTGGTGCTGATCTTCCGGCCGACCGGCCTGCTCGGCCAGCAGCTGCCGGAGCGCACCTGA
- the ftsX gene encoding permease-like cell division protein FtsX, whose product MRPLGLRYALAEGAQGFFRNGLMSLASVVITAVTLVALGGALAVAGALNHVAASLEQQLQVVAYFRVGVTTEEVAAARGQLARVPGVAGIEYVSPEAALRRLEAQIGPRAKFRDLLQHNPLPGSLVVTATASDQLPVIAAAARDLPGVEEVRDGGEVLDRLLRVTRAVRVGGTAAGVLLACVALVVIAATVRLTVFARRAEIEVMRLVGATAWFIRWPFVVEGAVTGACGAVAAAAAVAGGYALIAGGATRALPFVPLPGAGEVAFDVVWKLLVWGVVIGVTASLLAVRRYVRV is encoded by the coding sequence GTGCGCCCGCTCGGCCTCCGCTATGCTCTCGCCGAGGGCGCCCAGGGCTTCTTCCGCAACGGGCTGATGAGCCTCGCGTCGGTCGTGATCACCGCGGTGACGCTCGTCGCGCTGGGAGGTGCGCTCGCGGTCGCGGGCGCGCTCAACCACGTGGCCGCCTCGCTCGAGCAGCAGCTCCAGGTCGTCGCGTACTTCCGCGTCGGGGTCACCACGGAGGAGGTCGCCGCGGCGCGCGGGCAGTTGGCGCGCGTTCCCGGCGTCGCGGGCATCGAGTACGTGTCCCCGGAGGCGGCACTGCGGCGCCTCGAGGCCCAGATTGGACCGCGGGCAAAGTTCCGGGATCTGCTCCAGCACAATCCGCTGCCGGGGTCCCTCGTCGTGACCGCGACGGCGAGCGACCAACTGCCGGTGATCGCGGCGGCGGCGCGGGATCTCCCCGGGGTCGAAGAGGTGCGCGACGGAGGCGAGGTGCTCGACCGGCTGCTCCGCGTGACCCGCGCCGTGCGCGTCGGCGGGACCGCGGCCGGCGTTCTGCTCGCGTGCGTGGCGCTCGTCGTGATCGCCGCGACGGTCCGGCTCACGGTGTTCGCGCGGCGCGCGGAGATCGAGGTGATGCGGCTCGTCGGCGCGACCGCGTGGTTCATCCGGTGGCCCTTCGTCGTCGAGGGCGCCGTGACGGGCGCGTGCGGCGCGGTGGCCGCCGCGGCCGCGGTGGCGGGAGGCTACGCGCTGATCGCCGGCGGCGCGACGCGGGCGCTGCCGTTCGTGCCCCTGCCGGGGGCGGGGGAGGTCGCGTTTGATGTCGTCTGGAAACTGCTCGTGTGGGGAGTAGTCATCGGCGTGACGGCGAGCCTGTTGGCCGTGCGCCGGTATGTACGCGTCTGA
- a CDS encoding branched-chain amino acid ABC transporter permease encodes MGGPGLLARAGRYRIALGVLVLFVLYPLLDRNPAHVNAAADAAVFVLLALGLNIVVGFAGLLDLGYAAFFAIGSYTYALAASPFYNVHIPFWPMLFLGAIIAGVSGALLGAPTLRLRGDYLAIVTLGFGEIVPTVFLNLPKYTGGTNGVVGIDKPVLWGYGSFGFNPVPYYYTLIAIIVFSVIAVLRLRDSRLGRAWLAVREDEIAAASMGINLTTTKLLAFSFGAFFSGFGGALYVAKLGVVSPEQFNFTVSFTILAMVVLGGMGSVFGVIAGAGILYEFQTLFLNDLTQWAHTLGAAWRVAFLTTVNFVDLKFLLYGLGLILLMLLRPEGLFPERRTKAIITERVAAEIPPEDVSAAAGATGAAEAPPEGGS; translated from the coding sequence ATGGGGGGGCCGGGGCTCCTGGCGCGCGCCGGCCGCTACCGGATCGCCCTCGGGGTACTGGTCCTCTTCGTCCTGTATCCGCTCCTCGATCGCAATCCGGCCCACGTCAACGCCGCCGCCGACGCCGCCGTCTTCGTGCTACTGGCGCTCGGTCTGAACATCGTCGTCGGCTTCGCCGGGCTGCTCGACCTCGGCTACGCGGCCTTCTTCGCGATCGGCTCGTACACGTACGCGCTCGCGGCCTCGCCCTTCTACAACGTGCACATCCCGTTCTGGCCGATGCTGTTCCTCGGGGCGATCATCGCCGGGGTGTCCGGGGCGCTGCTCGGGGCGCCGACGCTGCGGCTGCGCGGAGACTACCTCGCGATCGTCACGCTGGGGTTCGGGGAGATCGTGCCGACCGTCTTTCTGAACCTGCCCAAGTACACGGGCGGTACGAACGGCGTGGTCGGGATCGACAAGCCGGTGCTGTGGGGCTACGGCAGCTTCGGGTTCAATCCGGTGCCGTACTACTACACGCTGATCGCGATCATCGTCTTCTCCGTGATCGCCGTCCTGCGCCTCCGGGATTCCCGCCTCGGCCGCGCCTGGCTGGCGGTGCGGGAGGACGAGATTGCCGCGGCCTCGATGGGCATCAACCTGACGACGACGAAACTGCTCGCGTTCTCGTTCGGGGCGTTCTTTTCCGGGTTCGGCGGCGCGCTGTACGTGGCCAAGCTCGGCGTCGTCAGTCCCGAGCAGTTCAACTTCACCGTGTCGTTCACGATCCTGGCGATGGTGGTGCTCGGCGGGATGGGCAGCGTCTTCGGCGTGATCGCCGGCGCCGGTATTCTGTACGAGTTTCAGACGCTGTTTCTGAACGACCTCACGCAGTGGGCGCACACGCTCGGCGCGGCGTGGCGGGTCGCGTTCCTGACGACGGTGAACTTCGTCGACCTCAAGTTTCTGCTGTACGGCCTCGGCTTGATTCTCTTGATGCTGCTGCGCCCGGAAGGGCTGTTCCCCGAGCGGCGGACCAAGGCGATCATCACCGAGCGCGTGGCGGCGGAGATTCCGCCGGAAGACGTCTCGGCCGCCGCGGGCGCGACCGGCGCGGCGGAGGCGCCTCCGGAGGGCGGCTCATGA
- the ftsE gene encoding cell division ATP-binding protein FtsE — translation MVRFASVRKTYPNGVEALRDVSFEVAPGEFVFIVGPTGVGKSTLLKMIYREELPTRGTVHVGGREVTRMPAREIPYLRRRVGVVFQDFRLLPRKSAWENVAFALEVTGSAPPHAGRRVTELLEQVGLAARPDALPRELSAGEQQRVSIARALVHRPRLLLADEPTGNLDPATSWEIVQLLQRISAEGTTVIVTTHDQTIVDRLRRRVIAVDHGAIVRDDAEGAYAGRGD, via the coding sequence ATGGTCCGCTTCGCCTCGGTGCGCAAGACGTATCCGAACGGCGTCGAGGCGCTGCGCGATGTTTCGTTCGAGGTCGCACCGGGCGAATTCGTCTTCATCGTCGGGCCGACGGGGGTCGGCAAATCCACGCTGCTCAAGATGATCTACCGCGAGGAGCTACCGACCCGCGGGACGGTTCACGTCGGGGGCCGCGAAGTCACGCGGATGCCGGCGCGCGAGATCCCGTACCTGCGCCGGCGTGTCGGCGTCGTCTTTCAGGACTTCAGGCTGCTGCCGCGCAAGTCTGCCTGGGAAAACGTCGCGTTTGCGCTGGAGGTCACCGGCAGCGCGCCGCCCCACGCCGGCCGCCGGGTGACGGAACTCTTGGAACAGGTGGGGCTCGCCGCGCGGCCCGACGCGCTGCCGCGGGAGCTGTCCGCCGGCGAGCAGCAGCGCGTCAGCATCGCGCGCGCGCTCGTGCACCGGCCGCGCCTCCTGCTCGCGGATGAGCCGACCGGCAACCTCGATCCCGCCACCTCCTGGGAGATCGTGCAGTTGCTGCAGCGCATCAGCGCAGAGGGCACGACCGTGATCGTGACGACCCACGACCAGACGATCGTCGACCGCCTCCGGCGCCGGGTTATCGCCGTCGACCACGGCGCGATCGTTCGCGACGACGCCGAGGGTGCCTACGCCGGCCGTGGGGACTAG
- a CDS encoding Glu/Leu/Phe/Val dehydrogenase — protein sequence MTAPREDAWQVALRQFQIAADMLGLKRGVRELLAQPKRELTVNFPVKLEDGSVRVFTGYRVHHTTVPGPTKGGIRYHPDVTLNEVRALAMWMTWKCAVVGLPYGGAKGGVICNPKELSLQELEHLTRRYATEISMLIGPESDIPAPDVGTTPRIMAWIMDTYSMHRGYSVPAVVTGKPLSIGGSQGRVEATGRGCMITAREAAKHLGMPLAGARVVVQGYGNVGSIAAMLLQEQGCKVVAASDSGGGVYNPKGIDPADLLRHKEHTGSVTGYRGTDAITNDDLLELPCEILVPSALEGQITKDNADRIKARMVVEGANGPTTPEADEVLRGKKVFVVPDILANAGGVVVSYFEWVQDLQSFFWTEEEINERLERIMVRSFREVLETSQEKQVHMRTGALVRAVSRLNDALLTRGIYP from the coding sequence ATGACGGCGCCGCGTGAAGACGCCTGGCAAGTCGCGCTCCGGCAGTTTCAGATCGCCGCGGACATGCTCGGCCTCAAGCGCGGCGTGCGGGAACTGCTCGCGCAGCCGAAGCGGGAATTGACCGTCAACTTTCCGGTCAAACTGGAGGACGGCTCCGTCCGGGTCTTCACGGGCTACCGCGTGCACCACACGACGGTCCCCGGACCCACGAAGGGCGGCATCCGCTACCATCCTGACGTGACGCTCAACGAGGTGCGGGCGCTCGCGATGTGGATGACGTGGAAATGCGCGGTCGTCGGGCTGCCCTACGGCGGCGCGAAGGGCGGCGTGATCTGCAATCCCAAGGAGTTGTCGCTGCAGGAGCTCGAGCATCTGACCCGGCGGTACGCTACCGAGATCTCGATGCTGATCGGGCCGGAGAGCGATATCCCCGCGCCCGACGTCGGCACCACGCCGCGCATCATGGCGTGGATCATGGACACCTACAGCATGCACCGCGGATACTCGGTCCCCGCGGTCGTGACCGGCAAGCCGCTCTCGATCGGCGGCTCGCAGGGCCGCGTCGAGGCAACGGGGCGCGGTTGCATGATCACCGCCCGCGAGGCGGCGAAGCACCTCGGGATGCCGCTGGCCGGCGCGCGCGTCGTCGTCCAGGGCTACGGCAACGTCGGCAGCATCGCGGCGATGCTGCTCCAGGAACAGGGCTGCAAGGTCGTCGCGGCCAGCGACAGCGGCGGCGGCGTCTACAACCCGAAGGGCATCGACCCGGCCGACCTGCTGCGCCACAAGGAGCATACCGGCAGCGTGACCGGCTACCGGGGCACGGACGCGATCACCAACGACGATCTCCTCGAGCTGCCGTGCGAAATTCTCGTGCCGAGCGCGCTGGAAGGCCAGATCACGAAGGACAACGCCGATCGGATCAAGGCCCGCATGGTCGTCGAGGGCGCAAACGGCCCCACCACGCCGGAGGCCGACGAGGTGCTGCGCGGCAAAAAAGTCTTCGTCGTCCCCGACATTCTGGCCAACGCGGGCGGCGTCGTCGTCTCCTACTTCGAGTGGGTCCAGGATCTGCAGTCGTTCTTCTGGACCGAAGAGGAGATCAACGAGCGGCTCGAGCGGATCATGGTGCGCAGCTTCCGCGAAGTGCTCGAGACGTCGCAGGAAAAGCAGGTCCACATGCGCACCGGCGCGCTGGTGCGCGCGGTGAGCCGCCTGAACGACGCGCTGTTGACGCGAGGAATTTACCCTTAG
- the surE gene encoding 5'/3'-nucleotidase SurE, whose translation MSLRTGGATRTDARPAGGGAPLHVLLTNDDGIASPGLLALARAMSRAASTFVVAPEHERSAASHAITLHKPLRATRVALAGLDVPAWATNGTPADCVALGMLELLAQPPDVVVSGINVGANLGMDLIYSGTVSGAVEGALFGVAAVAMSVAAFRDLYWEPAADFAVQLVAQIAQHGLPSDTFLNVNVPNRPALEIGGVEITRQSTRRFASRLEKRADPRGRDYYWLTGSAEDAESPGGTDAWAVAQGRISVTPLRLSMTYEELDPVLRSWRLAVPGR comes from the coding sequence ATGTCTCTCCGGACTGGTGGCGCGACCAGGACTGACGCGCGGCCCGCGGGCGGCGGGGCTCCGCTTCACGTTCTTCTCACCAACGACGACGGAATCGCGTCGCCCGGGTTGCTCGCGTTGGCCCGGGCGATGAGCCGTGCGGCGTCGACGTTCGTCGTCGCGCCGGAGCACGAGCGCAGCGCCGCGAGCCACGCGATCACCCTCCACAAGCCGCTCCGCGCGACCCGCGTCGCGCTCGCCGGCCTCGACGTGCCGGCCTGGGCGACCAACGGCACGCCGGCCGACTGCGTGGCGCTCGGCATGCTCGAGTTGCTCGCTCAGCCGCCGGACGTCGTCGTCTCGGGCATCAACGTCGGCGCGAACCTCGGCATGGATCTCATCTACTCCGGCACCGTGTCCGGCGCGGTCGAAGGGGCGCTCTTCGGCGTCGCCGCCGTCGCGATGTCGGTCGCCGCGTTCCGCGACCTGTACTGGGAGCCGGCGGCGGACTTTGCGGTGCAGCTGGTCGCGCAGATTGCGCAGCACGGCCTGCCGTCCGATACCTTCCTGAACGTGAACGTCCCGAACCGCCCCGCGCTCGAGATCGGCGGGGTGGAGATCACGCGCCAGAGCACCCGCCGCTTCGCCAGCCGGCTCGAAAAGCGCGCCGATCCGCGCGGCCGCGATTACTACTGGCTGACCGGATCCGCGGAGGATGCGGAGAGCCCCGGGGGCACGGACGCCTGGGCGGTGGCGCAGGGGCGAATTTCGGTCACGCCGCTGCGGCTCAGCATGACCTACGAGGAGCTCGATCCGGTCCTCCGCTCCTGGAGGCTGGCGGTGCCGGGGCGCTGA
- a CDS encoding ABC transporter ATP-binding protein: protein MAGLTVDGVHAFYGHIHALHGVSITVEDGEIVTLIGANGAGKSTTLKTIAGFLRPHPGQILLEARPIHGLRPHEITRRGVCLVPEGRRIFPRMTVAENLQMGAFSRSNAKEIHEDLDRVCGLFPRLKERLAQVAGTLSGGEQQMLAIGRGLMARPKILLLDEPSMGLAPVLVELIFRTVQEINAQGVTILLVEQNALMALAIAKRGYVLETGRIVLTDRAERLRESDLVRKSYLGESLE from the coding sequence GTGGCCGGCCTGACCGTCGACGGCGTGCACGCGTTCTACGGGCACATTCACGCCCTCCACGGCGTGTCGATCACCGTGGAGGACGGCGAGATCGTGACGCTGATCGGCGCCAACGGCGCCGGGAAGAGCACGACCCTCAAGACGATTGCCGGGTTTCTCCGACCGCATCCCGGACAGATCCTGCTCGAAGCCCGGCCGATTCACGGGCTTCGGCCGCACGAAATCACCAGGCGCGGAGTGTGCCTCGTGCCCGAGGGGCGCCGCATCTTCCCGCGGATGACGGTTGCGGAGAACCTCCAGATGGGAGCCTTCTCGCGCTCCAACGCGAAGGAGATTCACGAGGACCTCGACCGCGTGTGCGGCCTGTTCCCCCGGCTCAAGGAGCGCCTCGCCCAGGTGGCCGGCACACTCTCCGGCGGGGAGCAGCAGATGCTCGCGATCGGCCGGGGGCTCATGGCGCGTCCGAAGATCTTGCTGCTCGACGAGCCTTCGATGGGCCTGGCGCCGGTGCTCGTCGAGCTGATCTTCAGGACGGTCCAAGAGATCAACGCGCAGGGCGTGACGATTCTGCTGGTCGAGCAGAACGCGCTGATGGCCCTGGCCATCGCGAAGCGCGGGTACGTGCTCGAGACGGGACGGATCGTGCTGACGGACCGCGCGGAGCGGCTGCGCGAAAGCGATCTCGTGCGGAAAAGCTACCTCGGTGAATCGCTGGAGTGA
- a CDS encoding branched-chain amino acid ABC transporter substrate-binding protein produces the protein MKRIIALGAILAVLGFTAGAGGPSAGAATRTVKIGVDLPMSGGEAPNGVPTNNGVLLAIDEANKAGGMYTFQEVLKDDAVNGVHDPAQGAKNVQELVADAEVMGIVGNFNSNVGKASIPISNAAGVVQITPSQTNPSLTKGADAKALRAKANNYFRICATDDLQGPVAADYAFKALKARKMAILDDTETYGKGIADEVEKEFKRLGGTVLSHDGIPKGTQDFHAILTKIKAENPDILFFGGVTTTGGGLIRKQMADVGLKAAYEGGDGIVEDEFLKVAGDAADGSYGTVAAIDATKIASAKAFLAAYKAKFNDDPGAYSASAYVAAKILIDAVKAVGPDRAKVRAWVAALKGYKSILGTFGFDANGDTTNRVISVYVVKNGKWVWADQEIAQ, from the coding sequence GTGAAACGGATTATCGCACTTGGCGCGATTCTGGCGGTTCTTGGATTCACCGCCGGCGCGGGCGGCCCGAGCGCCGGCGCGGCGACCCGGACGGTCAAGATCGGCGTGGATCTGCCGATGTCGGGCGGCGAGGCGCCGAACGGCGTGCCGACCAACAACGGCGTGCTGCTCGCGATCGACGAGGCCAACAAGGCCGGCGGGATGTACACGTTCCAAGAGGTGCTGAAGGACGACGCGGTCAACGGCGTCCACGATCCCGCGCAGGGCGCGAAGAACGTGCAGGAGCTCGTCGCCGACGCCGAGGTGATGGGCATCGTCGGCAACTTCAACAGCAACGTCGGCAAAGCGTCGATCCCGATCAGCAACGCGGCGGGCGTCGTCCAGATCACCCCGTCGCAGACGAACCCGTCGCTCACGAAGGGGGCGGACGCGAAGGCTCTGCGGGCGAAGGCGAACAACTACTTCCGGATCTGCGCGACGGATGACCTGCAGGGGCCCGTGGCCGCGGACTACGCGTTCAAGGCCCTGAAGGCACGCAAGATGGCGATTCTCGACGACACGGAAACCTACGGCAAGGGCATCGCCGACGAGGTTGAGAAGGAGTTCAAGCGGCTCGGCGGCACCGTGCTGAGCCACGACGGCATCCCGAAGGGCACTCAGGACTTCCACGCCATCCTGACCAAGATCAAGGCCGAGAACCCCGACATCCTGTTCTTCGGCGGCGTCACCACGACGGGCGGCGGGCTGATCCGCAAGCAGATGGCCGACGTCGGGCTCAAGGCCGCCTATGAGGGCGGGGACGGCATCGTCGAGGATGAGTTCCTCAAGGTCGCCGGCGACGCGGCGGACGGATCGTACGGCACGGTCGCGGCGATCGACGCGACGAAGATCGCGTCGGCGAAGGCCTTCCTCGCGGCGTACAAGGCGAAGTTCAACGACGATCCGGGCGCGTACAGCGCGAGCGCCTATGTCGCCGCGAAGATCCTCATCGACGCGGTGAAGGCGGTCGGGCCGGACCGCGCGAAGGTCCGCGCGTGGGTGGCCGCGCTGAAGGGTTACAAGAGCATTCTCGGCACCTTCGGGTTCGACGCCAACGGCGACACCACGAACCGCGTCATCAGCGTCTACGTCGTCAAGAACGGCAAATGGGTCTGGGCCGACCAGGAGATCGCGCAGTAG
- a CDS encoding ABC transporter ATP-binding protein, whose product MSELLLDARGVTKAFGGLTAVNNVDFTVPAESVVALIGPNGAGKTTFFNVVAGLYHPTAGRITFGGEDITGRRPHEIARRGIARTFQSIRIFANMTSLENVLIGRHAHLTADPVRIVLGTRAIAREEAQAHQNARELLTFVGLRGRDDEMAKNLAYGDQRRLEIARALALEPRLLLLDEPAAGMNPEEARRLMEFIRRLRRELRLTVLLIEHQMRVVMGVAERVTVLDHGEKIAEGTPDEIRRDPRVVEAYLGKAALG is encoded by the coding sequence ATGAGCGAGCTGCTGCTCGACGCCCGGGGCGTCACGAAGGCCTTTGGCGGCCTCACCGCCGTGAACAACGTGGACTTCACGGTCCCGGCGGAGAGCGTCGTCGCCCTGATCGGGCCGAACGGCGCCGGGAAGACGACCTTCTTCAACGTGGTCGCCGGACTGTACCACCCCACCGCCGGCCGGATCACGTTCGGCGGTGAGGACATCACCGGCCGCCGGCCGCACGAGATCGCGCGCCGCGGCATCGCCCGGACCTTCCAGAGCATCCGCATCTTCGCCAACATGACGTCGCTGGAAAACGTGCTGATCGGCCGGCACGCGCATCTGACCGCCGATCCGGTGCGAATCGTCCTGGGGACCCGGGCGATCGCGCGGGAGGAGGCGCAGGCACACCAGAACGCGCGCGAGTTGCTCACGTTCGTCGGCCTGCGCGGGCGCGACGACGAGATGGCCAAGAACCTGGCCTACGGCGACCAGCGGCGCCTCGAGATCGCGCGGGCCCTCGCGCTCGAGCCGCGCCTCCTGCTGCTCGACGAGCCCGCCGCCGGCATGAACCCGGAGGAGGCGCGGCGCCTCATGGAGTTCATCCGCCGGCTGCGCCGTGAGCTCCGCCTGACGGTGCTGCTGATCGAGCACCAGATGCGTGTCGTGATGGGCGTGGCGGAGCGGGTGACGGTGCTCGATCACGGGGAGAAGATCGCCGAGGGCACCCCCGACGAGATCCGGCGCGATCCGCGGGTCGTCGAAGCCTACCTCGGCAAGGCGGCGCTGGGGTGA
- a CDS encoding ATP-binding protein — translation MTGSLRWKLTASHLLLVVFSLALVAAYLVPALVQLQTEMYARAVLSQARMAAVALERYEAENPNLTLSALDDAASRLAWRNEVYIGVKDAAGHPPATSRWASAEAGPVPREVAAALRREPMPVDVRHDPVMRETRMFAAAPLVSNGRVTGVVQVSVPQLWVQNVLNRVWSALGTALLLGAAAAWLLGAWRARALSAPVQELALTAERISAGDLTSRATVRSRDEIGHLAASFNGMAEQLRQKLDALTDERGKIEAIVSSMSDAVVATDAEGRLLLLNGAARDLLGLRPDEVGRPAAAALGDHAVWRALDRTTRRGVDAAEEFTLGSGLNERLFHLNATTLRAAGGRTAGAVAVIRDVTEFRRAERLRRDLTANISHELRTPLTSIKGFTETLLAGAWADEAACRRFLTIIDAEATRLMTLVDDLMALSRLESHADTMDLAPVRLDALVEAAANRLRPQAAQQRIELRTSAGEPAIVEADADRLLQVFTNLIDNAIKFTPEGGTVRVSLRRDNGDAVVSVADSGRGIPPDDLPRIFDRFYRVERSRSREAGGSGLGLAIAKHIVDAHGGRLTATSRPGAGSTFSVALPLEREKAPASAN, via the coding sequence ATGACCGGCAGCCTCCGCTGGAAGCTCACCGCGAGCCATCTGCTGCTGGTGGTGTTTTCGCTGGCCCTCGTCGCCGCGTACCTTGTCCCGGCGCTGGTGCAGCTGCAGACCGAGATGTACGCCCGCGCGGTGCTGAGCCAGGCGCGCATGGCCGCGGTCGCGCTCGAACGCTACGAGGCGGAGAATCCCAACCTCACGCTCTCGGCGCTGGATGACGCCGCGAGCCGGCTCGCCTGGCGGAACGAGGTCTACATCGGCGTGAAGGACGCGGCGGGACATCCGCCCGCGACCAGCCGGTGGGCCTCCGCCGAAGCGGGGCCGGTCCCGCGCGAAGTGGCGGCTGCGTTGCGTAGAGAACCGATGCCGGTCGACGTCCGCCACGATCCCGTGATGCGCGAGACGCGCATGTTCGCGGCCGCGCCGCTCGTTTCAAACGGCCGGGTGACCGGCGTGGTCCAGGTCAGCGTGCCGCAGCTCTGGGTCCAAAACGTGCTGAATCGGGTCTGGAGCGCCCTCGGCACGGCACTGCTGCTCGGCGCCGCGGCGGCCTGGCTGCTCGGCGCGTGGCGCGCCCGCGCGCTCTCGGCGCCGGTGCAGGAACTCGCGCTCACGGCCGAGCGCATTTCGGCGGGGGACCTGACCAGCCGGGCGACCGTACGGAGCCGGGATGAGATCGGCCACCTCGCCGCGTCGTTCAACGGGATGGCGGAGCAGCTGCGGCAGAAACTCGACGCCCTCACCGACGAGCGCGGCAAGATCGAGGCGATCGTGAGCTCGATGAGCGACGCGGTCGTGGCCACCGACGCCGAGGGACGCCTCCTGCTCCTCAACGGCGCGGCGCGGGATCTGTTGGGCCTGCGGCCGGACGAGGTCGGCCGGCCGGCGGCGGCGGCCCTCGGCGACCACGCGGTGTGGCGGGCCCTCGATCGCACGACCCGTCGCGGCGTCGACGCCGCGGAGGAGTTTACGCTCGGCAGCGGGCTCAACGAGCGGCTGTTTCATCTCAACGCGACGACGCTGCGCGCGGCCGGCGGTCGGACGGCCGGCGCGGTGGCGGTCATCCGTGACGTCACGGAGTTCCGTCGCGCGGAGCGCCTGCGGCGGGACCTCACCGCGAACATCTCGCACGAGCTGCGTACCCCGCTGACATCGATCAAGGGGTTCACCGAGACGCTGCTCGCCGGCGCGTGGGCGGACGAAGCGGCCTGCCGGCGGTTTCTCACCATCATCGACGCCGAGGCGACGCGCCTCATGACGCTGGTCGACGACCTGATGGCCCTCTCCCGGCTCGAATCCCACGCCGACACGATGGATCTCGCGCCGGTGCGCCTCGACGCGCTTGTCGAGGCGGCGGCGAACCGCCTCCGGCCGCAGGCCGCGCAGCAGCGCATCGAACTGCGCACCTCGGCCGGCGAGCCGGCGATCGTGGAGGCGGACGCCGACCGCCTCCTCCAGGTCTTCACCAACCTGATCGACAACGCGATCAAGTTCACGCCCGAGGGCGGTACGGTGCGGGTCAGCCTCCGCCGGGACAACGGCGACGCGGTGGTCTCCGTCGCGGACTCGGGCCGGGGCATTCCCCCGGACGATCTGCCGCGGATCTTCGACCGGTTCTACCGGGTCGAGCGCTCGCGGAGCCGGGAAGCCGGGGGCAGCGGACTGGGGCTGGCGATCGCCAAGCACATTGTCGACGCGCACGGGGGACGGCTGACCGCGACGAGCCGGCCCGGCGCGGGCAGCACGTTCTCGGTCGCACTGCCGCTCGAGCGAGAGAAGGCGCCGGCGTCGGCGAACTGA